One window of Curtobacterium sp. 458 genomic DNA carries:
- a CDS encoding ABC transporter substrate-binding protein: protein MKLDSVQKSRARVAASLAGAATILLAVTACTGGGGGSTSSTPVAGGTLVYASGDAEPTCLDPHVGGNYPQALLSSQYIEELTALEDGRPVPALAESWKRSSDGTTLTFRLRDDVTFTDGTPFDAAAVVANIEHVQDPKTASSTGYLALQSITKATATDDHTVTLTLSRPDSALLESFSQPWVGMESPKALERSQAQNCESPVGTGPFRITDWKHGDRVTLEKNADYTPLGKPAGSTTKPRLNGITWRFLPDSTSRFAALQSGQVDVIDNAQPDQIRAAGAGGSIRDLDAPRPGASNRLELNSGHGVFQDEAVREAFIHGADVDPGIKSLFLGTAKRSYSLLSSVEPFAWSADGEELFDHDASQAGKLLDEAGWKKGSDGIRTKDGKRLTVTFPVSTNQSIPAERSLFQQIQASEKEVGFDVQIKELDLSSWYAALAANQYDVVSAPYTKVGADVLRILYDSASIEPAPSGYFANLAQLDDPTVDSLLQRAARTADTHDRGELYEQAQKDILASATVLPLYDQQNHFLVGEKVHDVHTTAVSTPWFGSAWIDR, encoded by the coding sequence CCGAACCGACCTGCCTCGACCCGCACGTCGGCGGCAACTACCCGCAGGCGCTGCTGTCCAGTCAGTACATCGAGGAGCTCACCGCGCTCGAGGACGGCCGACCCGTCCCCGCGCTCGCCGAGTCGTGGAAGAGGAGCAGCGACGGCACGACCCTGACCTTCCGGCTCCGCGACGACGTGACCTTCACCGACGGCACCCCGTTCGACGCCGCCGCCGTGGTGGCGAACATCGAGCACGTGCAGGACCCGAAGACCGCGTCGAGCACCGGGTACCTCGCCCTCCAGTCGATCACGAAGGCCACCGCGACCGACGACCACACGGTCACGCTCACCCTGAGCCGTCCGGACAGCGCCCTGCTCGAGTCGTTCTCGCAGCCCTGGGTCGGCATGGAGTCCCCGAAGGCGCTCGAACGCTCGCAGGCGCAGAACTGCGAGTCCCCCGTCGGCACGGGGCCGTTCCGGATCACGGACTGGAAGCACGGCGACCGGGTCACGCTGGAGAAGAACGCCGACTACACGCCCCTCGGCAAGCCGGCCGGCAGCACCACCAAGCCCCGGTTGAACGGCATCACCTGGCGCTTCCTGCCCGACTCGACCTCGCGCTTCGCGGCACTGCAGTCCGGCCAGGTCGACGTCATCGACAACGCCCAGCCCGACCAGATCCGTGCGGCGGGGGCCGGTGGGTCGATCCGCGACCTCGACGCCCCGCGCCCCGGCGCCTCCAACCGCCTCGAGCTGAACTCCGGCCACGGTGTGTTCCAGGACGAAGCGGTCCGCGAGGCCTTCATCCACGGCGCCGACGTCGACCCTGGCATCAAGTCCCTGTTCCTCGGCACCGCGAAGCGCTCGTACTCGCTGCTGTCGAGCGTCGAGCCGTTCGCCTGGTCCGCCGACGGCGAGGAGCTCTTCGACCACGACGCCTCTCAGGCCGGCAAGCTGCTCGACGAGGCCGGGTGGAAGAAGGGCTCGGACGGCATCCGCACGAAGGACGGGAAGCGCCTGACGGTGACGTTCCCGGTGTCGACGAACCAGTCGATCCCCGCCGAGCGCAGCCTGTTCCAGCAGATCCAGGCCTCCGAGAAGGAGGTCGGCTTCGACGTGCAGATCAAGGAGCTCGACCTCTCCAGCTGGTACGCGGCCCTCGCGGCGAACCAGTACGACGTCGTCAGCGCGCCGTACACGAAGGTCGGTGCGGACGTCCTCCGCATCCTCTACGACAGCGCCAGCATCGAGCCGGCCCCCTCGGGCTACTTCGCGAACCTCGCGCAGCTCGACGACCCGACGGTGGACTCGCTGCTGCAGCGCGCCGCACGGACCGCCGACACGCACGACCGCGGCGAACTGTACGAACAGGCGCAGAAGGACATCCTCGCCAGCGCGACCGTCCTGCCCCTCTACGACCAGCAGAACCACTTCCTCGTCGGGGAGAAGGTGCACGACGTGCACACCACGGCCGTCTCGACGCCGTGGTTCGGTTCGGCCTGGATCGACCGCTGA
- a CDS encoding TetR/AcrR family transcriptional regulator has protein sequence MVTNTVEADTRAHIVTVADELFYARGIQSVGMDEIRSRAGVSLKKLYAAFPGKDQLVAAVLAGRHDYWEHGIAEAVAAASSPRDRLLAMYDFLEQWFGDDTFRGCGFINAFGELGATSPSVARIAREHKESFQRSVAELAADVVPDRGVAAELAAQLALLAEGAQTTAAIAGDASPAGHARRAAAVLIDAATRA, from the coding sequence ATGGTCACCAACACGGTCGAGGCCGACACGAGGGCGCACATCGTCACGGTCGCCGACGAGCTGTTCTACGCGCGCGGCATCCAGTCGGTCGGGATGGACGAGATCCGCAGCCGTGCCGGGGTGTCGCTCAAGAAGCTCTACGCGGCGTTCCCGGGCAAGGACCAGCTCGTCGCAGCCGTCCTCGCCGGTCGGCACGACTACTGGGAACACGGGATCGCCGAGGCCGTGGCCGCGGCGTCCTCCCCGCGTGACCGGCTGCTCGCGATGTACGACTTCCTCGAGCAGTGGTTCGGCGACGACACCTTCCGGGGCTGCGGCTTCATCAACGCGTTCGGCGAGCTCGGTGCGACGTCTCCTTCGGTGGCGCGGATCGCCCGGGAGCACAAGGAGTCGTTCCAACGGTCCGTCGCCGAGCTCGCGGCCGATGTGGTGCCCGACCGCGGGGTGGCCGCCGAACTCGCCGCGCAGCTCGCGCTGCTCGCCGAGGGTGCCCAGACCACCGCGGCGATCGCGGGCGACGCGTCGCCCGCGGGCCACGCACGCCGGGCCGCCGCGGTCCTGATCGACGCGGCCACACGCGCCTGA
- a CDS encoding ABC transporter permease → MTPTRPRGSGAWSRWTLWGLGRLAGGIGVLWAVATIVFVAIRLIPGDPALAILGGPGSQASAAAVDQVRHEYGLDRPLLVQYSVFLGRLATGQLGDSYAFRTPVATLLAQELPVTLTLAVAGLVVAWALALVAAWWSTQRGRVAAGITGAITVTASVVPHFWLGSVLIVVFATALGWAPAVSDGTVRGWVLPVVTVAVPVAGYLAETVRDGIVDAQRSAFALAARGRGEHRLGVFLRHSLRHAALPGLALSAWAFGSLVSGAVVVESVFALPGIGRALVTAVTQRDMPLVAGIALVSAAAYVVVLAVADLAERAVDRRPRRPGAVGTRRGRTRTAVVR, encoded by the coding sequence ATGACCCCGACGCGCCCCCGCGGCTCCGGCGCGTGGTCGCGGTGGACGCTGTGGGGCCTCGGTCGCCTGGCCGGCGGCATCGGTGTGCTCTGGGCCGTCGCCACGATCGTGTTCGTCGCGATCCGACTCATCCCCGGTGACCCGGCCCTCGCGATCCTCGGCGGGCCGGGGTCGCAGGCGTCGGCCGCCGCGGTCGACCAGGTCCGGCACGAGTACGGACTCGACCGGCCGCTCCTCGTGCAGTACTCGGTGTTCCTCGGCCGACTCGCCACCGGGCAGCTCGGCGACTCCTACGCGTTCCGGACCCCGGTCGCGACGCTCCTCGCCCAGGAGCTCCCCGTCACACTGACCCTGGCGGTCGCCGGGCTCGTGGTCGCCTGGGCGCTCGCGCTCGTCGCCGCCTGGTGGTCGACGCAGCGCGGTCGGGTCGCCGCCGGGATCACCGGGGCGATCACCGTCACCGCCAGCGTCGTCCCGCACTTCTGGCTCGGCAGCGTCCTCATCGTCGTGTTCGCGACCGCGCTCGGGTGGGCCCCCGCGGTGAGCGACGGCACGGTCCGCGGCTGGGTGCTCCCCGTGGTCACGGTCGCGGTCCCGGTCGCCGGGTACCTCGCCGAGACGGTCCGCGACGGCATCGTCGACGCGCAACGCTCCGCCTTCGCCCTCGCCGCCCGGGGTCGCGGCGAGCACCGGCTCGGGGTGTTCCTGCGGCACTCGCTCCGCCACGCCGCACTGCCCGGCCTCGCGCTGTCCGCCTGGGCGTTCGGTTCGCTGGTGTCCGGGGCCGTCGTCGTCGAGTCGGTCTTCGCCCTGCCGGGCATCGGGCGCGCCCTGGTCACCGCCGTGACGCAGCGGGACATGCCGCTCGTCGCCGGGATCGCGCTCGTGTCGGCGGCCGCGTACGTCGTCGTGCTCGCCGTCGCCGACCTCGCCGAGCGCGCGGTGGACCGTCGGCCCCGTCGTCCCGGCGCCGTCGGGACGAGACGTGGTCGAACCCGGACGGCGGTCGTCCGGTGA
- a CDS encoding alpha/beta hydrolase, with protein MGSITVGTENSVDIALHYEDKGTGQPIVLIHGFPLDGNSWEGQVPPLLDAGYRVVTYDRRGFGQSSQPSTGYDYDTFADDLHAVLETLDLRDVILVGFSMGTGEIARYIARHGEDRIAKVAFLASLEPYLAITDDNPDGAGPMSFFEGIAADVKKDRYAYFTNFYQDFFNLSENLGSRISEEQVRNAWNVAAGSGSIASAAAPLTWPTDFRQDIPKVTVPALIVHGTSDNILPIDATGRRFTKALPHAEYVEIEGAPHGLLTTHTAEVNEVLLGWLTK; from the coding sequence ATGGGCAGCATCACCGTCGGGACCGAGAACAGCGTCGACATCGCGCTCCACTACGAGGACAAGGGCACCGGGCAGCCGATCGTGCTGATCCACGGCTTCCCGCTCGACGGCAACTCGTGGGAGGGGCAGGTCCCGCCGCTCCTCGACGCCGGGTACCGCGTCGTCACCTACGACCGTCGTGGGTTCGGGCAGTCCTCGCAGCCCTCGACCGGCTACGACTACGACACCTTCGCCGACGACCTCCACGCGGTCCTCGAGACCCTCGACCTGCGCGACGTGATCCTCGTCGGCTTCTCGATGGGCACCGGCGAGATCGCCCGCTACATCGCCCGCCACGGAGAGGACCGGATCGCCAAGGTCGCCTTCCTCGCCTCGCTCGAGCCGTACCTCGCGATCACCGACGACAACCCGGACGGCGCCGGCCCGATGTCCTTCTTCGAGGGCATCGCCGCGGACGTCAAGAAGGACCGGTACGCGTACTTCACGAACTTCTACCAGGACTTCTTCAACCTGTCGGAGAACCTCGGCTCGCGGATCTCGGAGGAGCAGGTCCGCAACGCCTGGAACGTCGCCGCGGGTTCGGGTTCGATCGCCTCCGCCGCGGCACCGCTGACCTGGCCGACCGACTTCCGTCAGGACATCCCGAAGGTCACCGTCCCGGCGCTCATCGTGCACGGCACGTCGGACAACATCCTCCCGATCGACGCCACCGGCCGCCGCTTCACCAAGGCGCTGCCGCACGCCGAGTACGTCGAGATCGAGGGCGCGCCGCACGGCCTGCTCACGACGCACACCGCTGAGGTGAACGAGGTCCTGCTCGGCTGGCTCACGAAGTAG
- a CDS encoding ABC transporter ATP-binding protein, translating into MTAVLAVDGLSVTIDGVRIVSDVSLHIEPGECVALVGASGSGKTVTARALLGLSADRAVVNAGRLEVAGTDARTLRERGWRKLRGASVGYVGQEALGALDPLRPVGREVGDALRLHTSMTAAERVDAVRAALAGVGLDPEIATDGRLAGTLSGGMRQRALIAAATIGSPALVVADEPTTALDAGVAVTVMEQLRRAQRGGAGLLVITHDLGLVAGWADRVAVVSDGRIVEQGPVARVFSAPEHPATAALVHAARAGASGPATRATADTPDTVVVADRLDRRFDDTAAVRDVSFALDRGRVLGVIGASGSGKTTLARILLGLETPDAGSVTLDGAPWAPLRERDRRARRHRVAAVVQDPGATFDERWDVERVLADAFSRGAERRTRGDLGSRVDAALRQVGLDSALRSRSPLTLSGGQRQRLAIARSLATEPEVLVLDEPVTALDATVQDAVLGLLERLRDETGVAMVFVSHDLRAVRRMADDVLVVHEGAVVEHGPAATVLARPAHPVTARLLHAAEVLATGPAA; encoded by the coding sequence GTGACCGCGGTCCTGGCGGTCGACGGGCTCTCGGTCACGATCGACGGCGTCCGCATCGTGTCCGACGTCTCACTGCACATCGAACCGGGCGAGTGCGTCGCGCTGGTCGGGGCCTCCGGCTCGGGCAAGACCGTCACCGCCCGGGCCCTCCTCGGGCTCTCCGCCGACCGGGCGGTCGTCAACGCGGGACGGCTCGAGGTCGCCGGCACCGACGCCCGGACCCTGCGGGAGCGCGGCTGGCGGAAGCTCCGCGGTGCGTCGGTGGGGTACGTCGGTCAGGAGGCCCTCGGCGCCCTCGACCCGCTCCGCCCGGTCGGTCGCGAGGTCGGGGACGCCCTGCGACTGCACACGTCGATGACCGCCGCCGAACGGGTCGACGCCGTGCGGGCCGCGCTCGCGGGCGTGGGGCTCGATCCCGAGATCGCGACGGACGGACGGCTCGCCGGGACGCTCTCGGGCGGCATGCGGCAGCGGGCGCTCATCGCCGCCGCGACCATCGGCTCGCCCGCGCTCGTGGTCGCCGACGAACCGACGACGGCGCTCGACGCCGGGGTGGCCGTCACGGTGATGGAGCAGCTGCGCCGAGCGCAGCGAGGCGGTGCCGGGCTGCTCGTCATCACCCACGACCTCGGGCTCGTCGCCGGGTGGGCCGACCGCGTGGCCGTGGTGTCGGACGGGCGCATCGTCGAGCAGGGTCCGGTCGCGCGGGTGTTCTCCGCACCGGAGCACCCCGCCACGGCAGCCCTCGTGCACGCTGCGCGGGCCGGGGCGAGCGGTCCTGCGACCCGGGCGACCGCCGACACCCCCGACACCGTCGTCGTGGCCGACCGCCTCGACCGCCGCTTCGACGACACCGCTGCCGTCCGGGACGTCTCGTTCGCCCTCGACCGCGGACGGGTGCTCGGCGTCATCGGCGCCTCGGGATCGGGCAAGACGACGCTGGCACGCATCCTGCTCGGCCTCGAGACCCCGGACGCCGGCTCCGTGACGCTCGACGGTGCGCCGTGGGCCCCACTCCGCGAGCGCGACCGTCGTGCGCGCCGGCACCGGGTCGCCGCGGTGGTGCAGGATCCCGGCGCCACGTTCGACGAACGGTGGGACGTCGAACGGGTGCTCGCGGACGCGTTCTCGCGCGGCGCGGAACGACGAACCCGTGGCGACCTCGGCAGCCGGGTCGACGCCGCGCTCCGGCAGGTCGGGCTCGACTCGGCACTGCGGTCCCGGTCGCCGCTCACCCTCTCCGGCGGCCAGCGGCAACGGCTCGCGATCGCCCGGTCGCTCGCCACGGAGCCCGAGGTCCTCGTGCTCGACGAACCCGTCACGGCGCTCGACGCGACCGTGCAGGACGCCGTGCTCGGGCTGCTCGAACGGCTCCGCGACGAGACCGGCGTGGCGATGGTGTTCGTGTCGCACGACCTGCGGGCGGTCCGGCGGATGGCCGACGACGTGCTCGTGGTGCACGAGGGCGCCGTCGTCGAGCACGGTCCCGCGGCGACGGTCCTCGCTCGCCCGGCGCACCCCGTCACGGCGCGGCTGCTGCACGCCGCTGAGGTGCTCGCCACCGGCCCCGCGGCCTGA
- the valS gene encoding valine--tRNA ligase gives MTKPIPDKPTVDGLEDAWGPVWEQDGTYRFDRDSATKDAVYSIDTPPPTASGSLHIGHVFSYTHTDLKARYERMRGKHVFYPMGWDDNGLPTERRVQNYYGVRCDPQLPYDPAFVPPFEGGDNKSSKAADQLPISRRNFIELCERLTVQDEQQFEHLFRTLGLSVDWTQSYRTIDDTSRASAQRAFLRNLERGEAYQADAPTLWDVTFRTAVAQAELEDKEMPGAYHGIAFHRTDGGDDVVIQTTRPELLAACVALVAHPDDERFQDLFGTTVRSPLFDVEVPVLAHHLAQQDKGAGIAMVCTFGDTTDVVWWRELQLPNRAIIGFDGRVRSDEPTWIESARGKELYAAMAGKTVFSAKKVVVDALTESGELIGDVKTINHPVKFFEKGDKPLEIVSTRQWYIVNGARDEQLKSALRARGEEIAFHPDFMRVRYDNWVGGLSGDWLISRQRFFGVPLPVWYPLDADGNPVYDQPIVPTEAQLPVDPASEPAPGYEESQRGVAGGFQGELDVMDTWATSSLTPQLAGKWESDPALYDLVFPYDVRPQAQDIIRTWLFTTVLRSQLEADVAPWKHASISGFIVDPDRKKMSKSKGNVVTPLSILEQHGADAVRYWAASSKLGTDAAFDPQNPKQIKVGRRLAIKVLNAAKFVYGFPLPEGAHAVTEALDVDVLAELGTVIEQATTAFDTFDHARALEVTERFFWTFCDDYLELVKERAYGTAADATHETQASAVLALRAAIDALLRLLAPFLPFATEEVWAWTHETSVHRAQWPTASGLAAAAGPGAADRLSAGPTGLLAAVGQALIGIRGAKTAAKASQKTPVTRAVVAAPAETRALLERAAVDLAAVGRIADLSFTDGSELAVTEIELADQPA, from the coding sequence ATGACGAAGCCCATCCCCGACAAGCCGACCGTCGACGGTCTCGAGGACGCCTGGGGCCCCGTCTGGGAGCAGGACGGCACCTACCGCTTCGACCGCGACAGCGCGACGAAGGACGCCGTCTACTCGATCGACACCCCGCCGCCGACCGCCTCCGGCTCGCTGCACATCGGTCACGTGTTCTCGTACACGCACACCGACCTCAAGGCCCGGTACGAGCGCATGCGCGGCAAGCACGTCTTCTACCCGATGGGCTGGGACGACAACGGCCTCCCGACCGAGCGCCGCGTCCAGAACTACTACGGCGTCCGCTGCGACCCGCAGCTCCCCTACGACCCGGCGTTCGTCCCGCCGTTCGAGGGTGGCGACAACAAGTCGAGCAAGGCCGCCGACCAGCTGCCGATCTCCCGCCGCAACTTCATCGAGCTGTGCGAGCGCCTGACCGTGCAGGACGAGCAGCAGTTCGAGCACCTCTTCCGCACGCTCGGCCTGTCGGTCGACTGGACCCAGTCGTACCGGACCATCGACGACACCTCCCGCGCCAGCGCGCAGCGCGCCTTCCTCCGCAACCTGGAGCGCGGCGAGGCCTACCAGGCCGACGCGCCGACGCTCTGGGACGTGACGTTCCGCACGGCCGTGGCCCAGGCCGAGCTCGAGGACAAGGAGATGCCCGGCGCGTACCACGGCATCGCCTTCCACCGCACCGACGGCGGCGACGACGTCGTCATCCAGACCACCCGCCCGGAGCTGCTCGCCGCGTGCGTCGCCCTCGTCGCGCACCCGGACGACGAGCGCTTCCAGGACCTCTTCGGCACGACCGTGCGCTCGCCCCTGTTCGACGTCGAGGTCCCGGTCCTCGCGCACCACCTCGCGCAGCAGGACAAGGGTGCGGGCATCGCGATGGTCTGCACCTTCGGTGACACCACCGACGTCGTGTGGTGGCGCGAGCTGCAGCTGCCGAACCGCGCGATCATCGGCTTCGACGGTCGCGTGCGGTCGGACGAGCCGACCTGGATCGAGAGCGCCCGCGGCAAGGAGCTCTACGCCGCGATGGCCGGCAAGACCGTGTTCTCCGCGAAGAAGGTCGTCGTGGACGCCCTCACCGAGTCCGGCGAGCTGATCGGGGACGTCAAGACGATCAACCACCCGGTGAAGTTCTTCGAGAAGGGCGACAAGCCGCTCGAGATCGTCTCGACCCGCCAGTGGTACATCGTCAACGGCGCTCGCGACGAACAGCTGAAGTCAGCCCTCCGCGCCCGCGGCGAGGAGATCGCGTTCCACCCGGACTTCATGCGCGTCCGCTACGACAACTGGGTCGGCGGGCTCTCCGGCGACTGGCTCATCTCGCGCCAGCGCTTCTTCGGCGTGCCGCTGCCGGTCTGGTACCCGCTCGACGCCGACGGCAACCCGGTGTACGACCAGCCGATCGTCCCGACCGAAGCACAGCTCCCGGTCGACCCCGCGTCCGAGCCGGCCCCCGGCTACGAGGAGTCCCAGCGCGGTGTCGCGGGTGGCTTCCAGGGCGAGCTCGACGTCATGGACACCTGGGCGACGTCGTCGCTGACCCCGCAGCTCGCGGGCAAGTGGGAGTCCGACCCGGCGCTCTACGACCTCGTGTTCCCGTACGACGTCCGGCCGCAGGCGCAGGACATCATCCGCACCTGGCTCTTCACGACGGTGCTCCGCAGCCAGCTCGAAGCCGACGTCGCGCCCTGGAAGCACGCGAGCATCTCGGGCTTCATCGTCGACCCCGACCGCAAGAAGATGTCGAAGTCGAAGGGCAACGTCGTCACGCCGCTGTCGATCCTCGAGCAGCACGGTGCGGACGCGGTCCGGTACTGGGCGGCCTCGTCGAAGCTCGGCACCGACGCGGCGTTCGACCCGCAGAACCCGAAGCAGATCAAGGTCGGCCGTCGTCTCGCGATCAAGGTGCTCAACGCGGCGAAGTTCGTCTACGGCTTCCCGCTCCCCGAGGGCGCCCACGCCGTGACCGAGGCGCTCGACGTCGACGTGCTCGCCGAGCTCGGCACCGTGATCGAGCAGGCCACGACAGCCTTCGACACCTTCGACCACGCCCGCGCCCTCGAGGTCACCGAGCGCTTCTTCTGGACGTTCTGCGACGACTACCTCGAGCTCGTGAAGGAGCGCGCCTACGGCACCGCCGCGGACGCGACGCACGAGACCCAGGCGAGCGCGGTCCTGGCGCTGCGCGCAGCGATCGACGCGCTGCTCCGTCTGCTGGCACCGTTCCTCCCGTTCGCGACGGAGGAGGTGTGGGCCTGGACCCACGAGACCAGCGTGCACCGCGCACAGTGGCCGACTGCGAGCGGCCTGGCGGCCGCCGCGGGGCCGGGTGCAGCTGACCGGCTCAGTGCTGGGCCGACCGGCCTGCTCGCGGCCGTCGGGCAGGCGCTCATCGGCATCCGCGGTGCGAAGACCGCGGCGAAGGCCTCGCAGAAGACGCCGGTGACGCGTGCCGTCGTCGCGGCCCCGGCCGAGACGCGGGCGCTCCTCGAGCGTGCGGCGGTCGACCTCGCGGCCGTCGGCCGCATCGCCGACCTGTCGTTCACGGACGGGTCGGAGCTGGCCGTCACCGAGATCGAGCTGGCGGACCAGCCGGCGTAG
- a CDS encoding ABC transporter permease, protein MSGILDPAVSPDDTTPTRAPSGGAERRRGGTLGTAGWVATAVVLLAVVAAVAPGVLGGAHPLAVHPDEALLPPSGAHPFGTDESGRDVVARVVAGTRASLVVGVAATLVGAVTGVLLGLVAALGGRVLDAVVGRVTEVAFALPLLLVALVVIAVTGPGPVPAVLAVGFATAPGYARIVRGLVRTARESQVVETAVLLGRSPARIVVRHVLPAALWPVVAVGTLGVGQAVVWASALSYLGVGTPPPAPEWGAMLADGRTYLQTAPWMSTFPGLAIVVLATAVTVLGRALRRRGDAR, encoded by the coding sequence GTGAGCGGCATCCTCGACCCCGCCGTGTCGCCGGACGACACGACCCCGACCCGCGCTCCGTCCGGGGGTGCCGAGCGACGCCGTGGGGGGACGCTCGGCACCGCCGGATGGGTCGCGACCGCGGTCGTGCTCCTCGCCGTCGTCGCCGCCGTCGCGCCCGGGGTGCTCGGCGGTGCGCACCCGCTCGCGGTCCACCCCGACGAGGCCCTGCTCCCGCCGTCCGGTGCGCACCCGTTCGGGACCGACGAGTCCGGCCGGGACGTCGTCGCCCGCGTCGTCGCCGGCACGCGTGCATCGCTCGTCGTCGGCGTCGCGGCCACCCTCGTCGGAGCCGTCACGGGGGTGCTGCTCGGGCTCGTCGCCGCGCTCGGCGGCCGGGTGCTCGACGCCGTCGTGGGCCGTGTGACGGAGGTCGCGTTCGCCCTCCCGCTGCTGCTCGTCGCCCTCGTCGTGATCGCCGTCACGGGGCCGGGCCCGGTCCCGGCCGTGCTCGCCGTCGGGTTCGCGACCGCGCCGGGCTACGCACGGATCGTCCGGGGCCTCGTGCGGACCGCCCGGGAGTCGCAGGTCGTCGAGACCGCGGTCCTGCTCGGCCGCTCCCCCGCGCGGATCGTCGTCCGCCACGTCCTGCCCGCCGCGCTCTGGCCCGTCGTCGCGGTCGGCACGCTCGGCGTCGGGCAGGCGGTGGTCTGGGCGTCGGCGCTCAGCTACCTCGGCGTCGGCACCCCGCCGCCGGCGCCCGAGTGGGGCGCGATGCTCGCGGACGGCCGGACGTACCTGCAGACCGCACCGTGGATGAGCACCTTCCCCGGACTCGCGATCGTGGTGCTCGCCACCGCCGTCACCGTGCTCGGCCGTGCGCTCCGACGGCGGGGTGATGCCCGGTGA
- the proP gene encoding glycine betaine/L-proline transporter ProP: MAPNEAHANGDRPLRTKGAVKRARRKLTKDDVTVVEESLLKRAVAAAALGNAMEWFDFGIFAYLTVTISQVFLPKGDPAANIVATFGFFAAAFIVRPIGGAVFGPIGDKIGRQKVLALTMILMAAGTLMIGLIPSYQSIGFWAPVLLLVARFVQGFSTGGEYGGAATFIAEYSPDKRRGFMGSWLEFGTLAGYVLGASIVTGLQFGLSEEALLSWGWRIPFIVAGPLGLIGLYLRLKLEETPAFQKQQEQAAERESQKTPFLKLFAENWRGLIICIGLVLVFNVTDYMLLSYMPTYLEQNLGQNATFGLILIVIVMILMMVVITFGGRLSDKFGRRPVLAAGCIGFILLSWPSLKLVQSGTGIGVFFGLLILGLVLVTFTSTMPSTLPALFPTIIRYGALAIAFNVSVSLFGGTTPLATSALINAAKDAGYGWAEDIPAFYLMLAAVIGLVAVYFTKETAATPLMGSGPTVAHEDEVAAVIEDYNDPESDLAQSEWAKDFSTSEIPIISGDAPTSGDEHKEPAGS; this comes from the coding sequence TTGGCACCGAACGAAGCACACGCGAACGGCGATCGGCCGCTGCGCACGAAGGGCGCCGTGAAGCGCGCCCGCCGCAAGCTGACGAAGGACGACGTCACCGTCGTCGAGGAGTCGCTGCTCAAGCGCGCCGTCGCGGCCGCCGCCCTGGGCAACGCCATGGAGTGGTTCGACTTCGGCATCTTCGCGTACCTCACCGTGACGATCTCGCAGGTCTTCCTGCCGAAGGGCGACCCTGCTGCGAACATCGTCGCGACGTTCGGCTTCTTCGCGGCGGCCTTCATCGTCCGCCCGATCGGCGGCGCGGTGTTCGGACCCATCGGCGACAAGATCGGCCGGCAGAAGGTCCTCGCGCTGACGATGATCCTGATGGCCGCCGGCACGCTCATGATCGGCCTGATCCCCTCGTACCAGTCGATCGGCTTCTGGGCCCCGGTCCTGCTGCTCGTCGCCCGCTTCGTGCAGGGCTTCTCGACCGGTGGTGAGTACGGCGGCGCCGCGACCTTCATCGCCGAGTACTCACCGGACAAGCGCCGTGGGTTCATGGGCTCGTGGCTCGAGTTCGGCACGCTCGCGGGCTACGTGCTCGGCGCCTCGATCGTCACCGGCCTGCAGTTCGGCCTCTCCGAGGAGGCCCTGCTCAGCTGGGGCTGGCGCATCCCGTTCATCGTCGCCGGACCGCTCGGGCTCATCGGCCTGTACCTGCGGCTCAAGCTCGAGGAGACCCCGGCCTTCCAGAAGCAGCAGGAGCAGGCCGCCGAGCGCGAGTCGCAGAAGACGCCGTTCCTCAAGCTCTTCGCGGAGAACTGGCGCGGGCTCATCATCTGCATCGGCCTCGTCCTGGTCTTCAACGTGACCGACTACATGCTGCTGTCCTACATGCCGACGTACCTCGAGCAGAACCTCGGGCAGAACGCCACGTTCGGCCTCATCCTGATCGTCATCGTGATGATCCTCATGATGGTCGTCATCACGTTCGGCGGACGGCTGTCCGACAAGTTCGGGCGTCGTCCGGTCCTCGCGGCCGGCTGCATCGGCTTCATCCTGCTGTCGTGGCCGTCGCTCAAGCTCGTCCAGAGCGGCACCGGCATCGGCGTGTTCTTCGGCCTGCTCATCCTCGGCCTCGTGCTCGTGACCTTCACGTCCACGATGCCGTCGACGCTGCCCGCGCTCTTCCCGACGATCATCCGATACGGCGCCCTCGCGATCGCGTTCAACGTGTCGGTCTCGCTGTTCGGCGGCACGACCCCGCTGGCGACCTCGGCGCTCATCAACGCGGCCAAGGACGCCGGGTACGGCTGGGCCGAGGACATCCCCGCGTTCTACCTCATGCTCGCGGCCGTGATCGGCCTCGTGGCGGTGTACTTCACGAAGGAGACCGCCGCGACACCGCTCATGGGCTCCGGCCCCACCGTCGCGCACGAGGACGAGGTCGCCGCGGTCATCGAGGACTACAACGACCCGGAGTCCGACCTCGCGCAGTCCGAGTGGGCGAAGGACTTCTCGACGAGCGAGATCCCGATCATCAGCGGCGACGCCCCGACGTCGGGTGACGAGCACAAGGAGCCCGCCGGCTCCTGA